From Amycolatopsis sp. YIM 10, the proteins below share one genomic window:
- the rfaE2 gene encoding D-glycero-beta-D-manno-heptose 1-phosphate adenylyltransferase, which translates to MSRGPLVVVGDALLDIDVDGTADRLCPEAPVPVVDVVREWQRPGGAGLAAKLAARSAPEVVLLTALGDDEAGERLRTLLGTEVDVLALPLDGGTPSKKRIRAGGQPIVRLDEGDGRMADIRSHAGVADLLASASGVLVADYGRGVAGNAMIRRLLAEAARRVPLVWDPHPRGAQPVRGSRLVTPNDTEAARFAGGHGPPDELARTLRALWGSAAVAVTLGADGAVLADEEQTRMAVVPDGCRVSAGSRPDTCGAGDRFSSAAAAALYDGADLPEAVEVAVEAAARFVAAGAASSLSEQPPRSRGALDTGGQSAFALAAKIRARGGKLVATGGCFDLLHPGHLTLLEQARALGDALVVCLNSDESVRRRKGESRPILAAPDRARLLNGLAAVDAVVVFEEETPERLLDRLAPDVWVKGGDYTGADLPEARVVRRHGGEVVLVPVLDGYSTSRLVAR; encoded by the coding sequence GTGAGCCGGGGTCCGCTGGTCGTCGTGGGCGACGCGCTGCTCGACATCGACGTGGACGGCACCGCGGACCGGTTGTGCCCCGAGGCACCGGTGCCGGTGGTGGACGTGGTGCGCGAATGGCAGCGCCCCGGGGGCGCGGGCCTCGCCGCCAAGCTCGCCGCGCGCTCGGCGCCCGAGGTCGTGCTGCTCACCGCGCTCGGTGACGACGAGGCGGGGGAGCGGCTCCGGACGCTGCTGGGCACCGAAGTCGACGTGCTCGCCCTGCCGCTGGACGGTGGCACGCCGAGCAAGAAGCGGATCCGCGCGGGTGGTCAGCCGATCGTCCGGCTCGACGAAGGCGACGGGCGGATGGCCGACATCCGGTCCCACGCCGGGGTGGCCGACCTGCTGGCGAGCGCGTCCGGGGTGCTGGTCGCCGACTACGGCCGGGGCGTCGCGGGCAACGCGATGATCCGCCGCCTGCTCGCCGAAGCCGCCCGCCGGGTGCCGCTGGTGTGGGACCCGCACCCCCGCGGCGCCCAGCCGGTGCGCGGCAGCAGGCTGGTCACGCCCAACGACACCGAGGCCGCCCGGTTCGCCGGCGGGCACGGACCACCCGACGAACTGGCGCGCACCCTGCGCGCCCTGTGGGGCTCCGCCGCCGTCGCGGTGACGCTGGGCGCCGACGGGGCCGTGCTCGCCGACGAGGAGCAGACCAGGATGGCCGTGGTACCCGACGGCTGCCGCGTGTCCGCCGGTTCGCGGCCGGACACCTGTGGTGCGGGCGACCGGTTCTCCAGCGCCGCGGCGGCCGCGCTCTACGACGGCGCCGATCTTCCCGAAGCCGTGGAGGTCGCGGTCGAGGCGGCGGCCCGGTTCGTGGCGGCGGGTGCGGCGAGTTCGCTGTCCGAGCAACCACCCCGGTCGCGGGGCGCGCTGGACACCGGCGGCCAGTCGGCGTTCGCGCTGGCGGCGAAGATCCGGGCGCGCGGCGGAAAGCTGGTGGCCACCGGCGGTTGCTTCGACCTGCTGCACCCGGGGCACCTGACGTTGCTGGAACAAGCCCGCGCACTGGGCGACGCGCTGGTCGTGTGCCTGAACTCCGACGAGTCCGTCCGGCGCCGCAAGGGCGAGAGCCGCCCGATCCTGGCCGCGCCCGACCGGGCCCGGCTGCTGAACGGGCTGGCCGCGGTCGACGCGGTGGTGGTGTTCGAGGAGGAAACCCCGGAACGGCTGCTCGACCGGCTCGCGCCGGACGTGTGGGTCAAGGGCGGGGACTACACCGGAGCGGACCTGCCCGAAGCCCGGGTCGTCCGGCGGCACGGCGGGGAGGTCGTGCTGGTGCCGGTGCTCGACGGTTACTCGACCAGCCGCCTGGTCGCCCGATGA
- a CDS encoding glycosyltransferase family 9 protein, giving the protein MSGHVLVVRSDNLGDVLLAGPAVRAVAAGADEVTFLAGPRGRAAAELLPGVDRVLEWCVPWIDPEPPEITAAGLAGFRDRIRALAPDRALVLTSFHQSPLPMALALREAGVRWIGAISEDYPGALLDLRHRVDGDPPEAERALSLAEAAGFRLPPGDHGKLAITGPLPEITALTGEPGYVAVHPAASAPAREWGVERYAAAARLLIEHGHRVVLTGAPADRELARRIACPGALDLTGRTGLAELAAVLAGAAVVVAPNTGPAHLAAAVGTPVVSLFAPVVPAARWAPYGVPVVLLGDQDAACRGSRARRCPVPGHPCLDQVGADEVLDAVRRLTQRLSAELEHTGGAA; this is encoded by the coding sequence GTGAGCGGGCACGTGCTGGTGGTCCGGTCGGACAATCTCGGCGACGTACTGCTCGCCGGACCGGCCGTCCGTGCCGTGGCCGCCGGTGCCGACGAGGTGACGTTCCTGGCGGGACCACGCGGCCGGGCGGCGGCGGAGCTGCTGCCCGGGGTGGACCGGGTGCTCGAGTGGTGCGTTCCGTGGATCGACCCGGAACCGCCCGAGATCACCGCGGCCGGCCTGGCCGGGTTTCGCGACCGGATCCGGGCGCTGGCCCCGGATCGGGCACTGGTGCTGACTTCGTTCCACCAGTCGCCGCTGCCGATGGCACTGGCGCTGCGCGAGGCCGGGGTGCGGTGGATCGGCGCGATCAGCGAGGACTACCCGGGCGCGCTGCTCGACCTGCGCCACCGGGTCGACGGCGATCCGCCCGAAGCCGAGCGGGCGTTGTCGCTGGCCGAAGCCGCCGGTTTCCGGCTTCCGCCCGGTGACCACGGGAAGCTGGCGATCACCGGGCCACTGCCCGAGATCACCGCGCTGACCGGCGAGCCGGGCTACGTGGCCGTGCACCCCGCCGCGTCGGCGCCCGCCAGGGAGTGGGGCGTCGAGCGGTACGCGGCGGCGGCCCGGCTGCTGATCGAGCACGGGCACCGGGTGGTGCTCACCGGCGCGCCGGCGGACCGGGAACTGGCCCGCCGGATCGCCTGCCCCGGCGCACTGGACCTGACCGGCCGCACCGGACTGGCCGAGCTGGCCGCGGTGCTCGCCGGGGCCGCGGTGGTGGTGGCGCCGAACACCGGCCCCGCCCATCTCGCGGCAGCCGTGGGCACACCGGTGGTCTCGCTGTTCGCCCCGGTGGTGCCCGCCGCGCGCTGGGCCCCCTACGGCGTGCCGGTGGTGCTGCTGGGTGACCAGGACGCGGCGTGCCGCGGCAGCCGGGCCAGGCGGTGCCCGGTCCCCGGTCACCCGTGCCTGGACCAGGTGGGCGCGGACGAGGTGCTGGACGCGGTGCGGCGGCTGACACAGCGGCTGTCGGCGGAGCTGGAGCACACGGGAGGTGCAGCGTGA
- a CDS encoding SIS domain-containing protein gives MITEHFTALSEALGRLGAAAPTIDRWGRHLAEVLGSGGRLLAAGNGGSAAEAQHLTGELVGRYLHDRPPFSAIALHADTSAGTAIVNDYGEQEMFARQVRAHGRPGDVLVLLSTSGRSQNVCAAAKTAHEEGLTTWALTGPLPNSLAGLCDDAIAVEADSTATVQEAHLAIVHTLCAVFDRAIGVEGMVA, from the coding sequence GTGATCACGGAACATTTCACGGCGCTCAGTGAAGCGCTGGGGCGGCTGGGTGCCGCCGCCCCGACGATCGACCGGTGGGGACGGCACCTCGCCGAGGTCCTCGGCTCCGGCGGGCGGCTGCTGGCCGCGGGCAACGGTGGCAGCGCCGCCGAAGCCCAGCACCTGACCGGCGAACTGGTCGGCAGGTACCTGCACGACCGGCCGCCGTTCTCGGCGATCGCGCTGCACGCGGACACCTCCGCGGGTACCGCGATCGTCAACGACTACGGCGAGCAGGAGATGTTCGCGCGGCAGGTCCGGGCGCACGGCCGCCCCGGTGACGTGCTGGTGCTGCTGTCCACCAGCGGCCGCAGCCAGAACGTGTGCGCCGCCGCGAAAACCGCGCACGAGGAGGGGCTGACCACCTGGGCGCTGACCGGGCCGCTGCCCAACAGCCTGGCCGGGTTGTGCGACGACGCCATCGCGGTGGAGGCCGATTCCACCGCCACGGTGCAGGAAGCGCACCTGGCGATCGTGCACACGCTCTGCGCGGTCTTCGACCGGGCCATCGGGGTGGAAGGCATGGTCGCGTGA